The genomic region CTCTCTTCATGATGCTTCCACAACCAGATGTCTTTGTGAGATGAGTCAGCTGCATCTCCGATTGTAAACTCTCAAGAGCGAGGAGGGATGCCATGCCCGACGTTAAAGGTATTCCGTTTGATGCGCCCCTCTACCATGGGAGCAAAGACCTTGGCAGCACGTTCCTCCGCTGCCGAGCCATAAACCATATATTCAGCGTGGGGAACGAGGTTGGCCATCTATTGCCGAAGGGGTTAGTACCGTCAGCAAACCCAGCAATCGCCATTGTTGGCGTCGCGAGCTATCCCTCAAGCATAGTGGGGTCATACTTGGAGTGCTATTCAGGAATTCAAGTTCGTGATTCTGGCGGTGAGATTGGCTTTTACATTCCTTACATGTACGTGACAACAAACGATGCCGCGCTCGCCTCGGGACGAGAGGTTCTTGGTGCTCCAAAAAAGCTGGCGCACATTACTCTGATTAGAGAAGGCGGTCTGTTTCAGGGAACGCTCGAGCGTCCGGCCGGCAAGCGCCTACTGACCCTCACCGCGCAACCAGACCAGCGCAAGAGTTCGGACTCCCAGCAGACGCACTCTGCGCGAACGTATTTCTATTCGGTTCGACATCTTCCGCCCATCAATGAGAGCGGAAAAGGAGCAGTAACGCAACTCATCAAGTGGTGCACCGCCAGAACGTTGCGACGCGACGAGTTTGGTGAGGAAGTTCACTTTACCGGACCCACCTCCCTAACCTACGACTCCCCCTCAATAGTGGACCCCGTGCACAATTTGTCAGTTGGCCAAGCCGTGCTCGGCTCATACGAGGAGTATGACGCCAGGCTCAAGGTGATTGACATCATATCGGAAGACACAAATCCAGGTAAACAGTGAGCGATGAGTTTGTGGCCTCGTTCAATTCTGAGTTATGCTCAGATAAGCTGCTACCAGCTTTGCTGGACACTGAGATTAGGTGTTCAAGAGGACGGAATTGAGCGACCAAGAGACGGAAGTTCAGTCAGGAGTTCGTTTAGGGCGCCCCTGAACCGACATATTGATCGTCTTGGCCGCTTCAAGGGGGTCGTCAGATCATGAGCCATACGCAAGAAACGAAAAAGCGGCGCGCTAGGCAGACGCGGTGCGTGCGGCGCTCGCTGGTGGATCTTACCGCGGCGGCGAGCCGAGCCGTTGACGATGGCCTGTTTGTATTGTCCGGCGAGATTGCTGCTTCCAATCCGCGGTCGGAGCGCACAGGCGCGAATATGTCTGATCAAACGATCCTAGCAAAGCAAGCGACGGCTCCGAGCCCCTTTGAGGAGCTTGAATCTCGGAATGCGGCGGCGCCGCTTAAGGACGAACTCATAGATTCCGACAGTACCGCGGAGATGATGGTAAAGGTTGTCGAGGACTCTCAAGAAAGAGCTTCTGAAAACCTCAAAGCCAGCCTGAACGTTGCGTTGGACCACGCAAAGAATCTTGTGGAGACACGGGTGGGAGGCGACGCGGTGTCGAAAGACGTCGGCGATTCCTGCCTTGAAAGCGATTTTTTGCCCGTTCTCAAAGATGCCGCAACGGAGTTCCGCGCGGATGCGGTCGAATTGATTATACAAGAGGAACCAAACGACGACGCAAAGCAGCCCCAACCGCGATACATGCGGCGGCTCACTGACGAGGCGGTCAGATTACTGGACGATCTTCGGAGCGGAAAGCTGGAGAATGAGGCGAACTTCATCCTGAGCGAATGCTTCAGAGAAGCCGCCAGCGCGTTCTCTATCATCAATCAGCAGCTCAAGCGCGACGGCTATGCTGCGAGCATTGATCCATCAATTTTCATCTGGCTTGCCAATATCACCGAACCGCAGACGCGTGACGCTGGGACCATGCGACTTGAGATCGTACACAACCACCAAGGTCGTCCGAGCACATACGCACGCCAGGTCGCTCAATTCATCTGGCATCTTGTCGAGGGGCAGGGCTGCCGGCGACAGGCCGCATATCGGGGCGCGCTCACGAAGTTCACCGTAACCGAGAGTTTCGTCGAGGACGCCTACGCCTTTTGGGAGCCGATCTTCAAACGGGCGGGACCGCACGTGAGGATGCTGACCCGCATTTCA from Bradyrhizobium sp. CB1015 harbors:
- a CDS encoding acetoacetate decarboxylase family protein, which gives rise to MPDVKGIPFDAPLYHGSKDLGSTFLRCRAINHIFSVGNEVGHLLPKGLVPSANPAIAIVGVASYPSSIVGSYLECYSGIQVRDSGGEIGFYIPYMYVTTNDAALASGREVLGAPKKLAHITLIREGGLFQGTLERPAGKRLLTLTAQPDQRKSSDSQQTHSARTYFYSVRHLPPINESGKGAVTQLIKWCTARTLRRDEFGEEVHFTGPTSLTYDSPSIVDPVHNLSVGQAVLGSYEEYDARLKVIDIISEDTNPGKQ